The sequence TCGCAATGTGGATGACATGGAAGTGTGCGGTGATGGATATTCCCTTCGGCGGGGGGAAAGGCGGTATCGTCGTCGACCCAAAGGACCTCAGCACCGACGAGAAGGAGCAGCTCACGCGTCGGTTCGCCGAGGAGATCCGCGACGCGGTCGGTCCCAGCCAGGATATTCCCGCCCCCGACATGGGGACCGACGCCCAGACCATGGCATGGTTCATGGACGCCTACAGCATGCAAGAAGGAGAGACAATTCCCGGCGTCGTTACCGGGAAACCGCCAGTTATCGGCGGGAGTTACGGCCGCGAGGAAGCGCCGGGACGGAGCGTCGCGCTTATCGCTCGCGAAGCGGCCGAGCACTACGGGAAGGCAATCGACGACCTCTCCGTCGCGATTCAGGGTTACGGTAGCGTCGGTGCGAACGCCGCCCGACTGCTCGACGAGCGGGGTGCGGACGTCGTTGCCGTCAGCGACGTGATCGGCGGGATCTACGACTCGGACGGACTCGATACGCACTCGATTCCGTCGTATAGGGAAGACCCCGAAGGAGTCAAGCATTACGACGCGCCGCAGACGGTCGGCAACGCCGAACTCCTCGAGTTGGACGTCGACGTCCTCGTACCGGCAGCGGTCGGAAACGTGATTACGACCGAGAACGCCAGTCGAATCGCGGCCGATATCGTCGTCGAGGGAGCGAACGGTCCGACGACCTCCGGTGCGGACGCGATCCTCGAGGAGCGAGGTGTCCACGTCATTCCTGATATCCTCGCAAATGCCGGCGGTGTGACGGTATCGTACTTCGAGTGGCTTCAGGACATCAACCGTCGGACGTGGTCCCTGGAACGAGTCAATGAAGAACTCGAATCGGAGATGCTCGAGGCCTGGGGTGCCGTTTCCGCGGAAGTCGAGGAGCGAGGTGTCAGCTGGCGGGACGCGGCGTACATCGTTGCGCTCGAGCGAATCGGTGTAGCGAAGGAAGCCCGCGGACTCTGGCCCTGATCGCTCGAAGAAAACGGAACGAACTGAGCCGATCCGGGCCAGACGGATCAGATCAACCGCCGCTGTCCGGCGTTTACTGTCGCATTTCGACGTCCGCGGTCTCGAGGTTAACTTCGATAATGTTAGCGGCTTCCATCACCAGTTCCGGAACCTCGGACTCGAAGTACTTCCCGGAGAGGCGACTAACGGGGGCAGTGACGCTGATCGCCCCGTTGACCCATCCGCTGCCGGCCTGAATCGCTGTACCGATAGACCGAATGCCACGCACTTCTTCCTCGTCGTTAACGGCGTATCCGCGGTCGCGGATCCGTTCGAGTTCTTCGAGGAGTCGATCAATGTCAGTAATTGTCTCCTCTGTGCGGCCAGTGAGCCCGCGTTGCTCGACAATGCCTCGGACCCGTTTGTCGTTGAAGCAGGCCAGTATTGCCTTCCCGGTCGCGGTGTGATGGAGGTGTTGTGGTGCTTCACGGATTCGGTGATGGTAGTCCGTCGCCACGGCGTTATCGCCACTACTTTCGTAGATCGTCACCTCACGGCCCTGATGCTCGACCGTGAGGTGGACCCACTCGCCAGTCTCCTCAGCGAGCTTCTCAACTTCCGCCTGTCCAGCCCGGTAAAGATCGCTCTGATTCCGAACTGCTTCACCCATTGTTACCAGCCGGAATCCAAGTTGGTACGTTCCATCAGACTTGATGATAAGCCCTTCGTCCTCGAGCGTCTCGAGATACGTATGGACCGTCCCCTTCGAGACATCGAGTTCCTTACAGAGCCGGTTGAACGTCGGTTCCTCGAGGTACTGTACGGTCTCCAGTATCGTACTCGCCTTCTGTACGGATTTGATACGGCGAGGTGAATCGGCCGGTTTTCCGGCGCTCATATCCAACGAAGTCTGCACTGTAGCATATATTTTTGGATAGCATCGACGTCGTGTTTAGTTGAGACTGAATGATGAGGCAGGATGATTTTCAGCTGGTCATGGCAAAAATCGCTCGCCTCAGCGGTTGTAGCGACTGTATCAACTTGGAGTTTGTGGAGCGAGAGCGGACACCGTGCCGACCGATGAAACTCGGTATTCGACTGCACCTCGCCGGACTATCGCTTTCGGATACCGTTCGAGGATTAGAGGAGTTCGGTGTCGGACGCTCGCGGAAAGCCGTACACGACTGGGTAGACAAGGCTGATCTACAGCCCACCAACGGCGCGAGTCCGGATCACGTTGCACTCGACCAGACAGTAGTCCGACTCAACGGACGGCAGTTCTGGCTGTACGCGACTCTCGATCCTCAGACAAACGGATTCTTTCACGTACGGCTCTTTACGACGACTACAACAGCACTGGCGCAACGATTCTTGGGAGAGCTTCGTGAGAAACACGACGTCGAAAACGCCGTGTTCCTCGTCGATCACGCCCAGCATCTAGCAACAGCACTTCAGCGAACCGGACTCCGATTTCGACCCGAACGATACGGAAATCGGAACGCTGTCGAACGTATATTCAGGGAGGTAAAGCAACGTACCTCTTCGTTCAGTAATAGCTTCAGTCACGTTGACCCAACAACCGCCGAAACGTGGTTACAAGCCTCCGCCGTCTGATGGAACTCGCTCAACTAAACACACTGGTTCATGCCTCCTGAAAGGTTATACAACGGTCACGATCAGCGAGAACTTGGCTGCGAAGTTGACTCGAATTCTGGCCTATCATGCTTGTCCAGCTACGCTGAAGCAATCAAGTATGTTGTCGATATAACACTAAGGTAAGAAGATGATGTCACTGTACGGGAGCTTATTCAGCTTTTCGCTGAACGGGTAGACGGTGTAGATGAAAGCGTTCTACTGTAGTATTTACGGTATCCCATATATCGAGAGTTGAAGCTACACTTATCAGGCTCTCATTCCATCGATGCCCAGAGGCGATTTCGTGGATCGGCTTCGAAGACATCTGCTAACTGCTCGTGCATGAACTCACGGCGGTACTTCCGGCGCTCGGCTTCCGAAAGGTAGTTTTCCAGGACGACGTTCGCATCGGAACTCCCCTGGTCGCCTGCGATCACGTCGAGATTCTCGAGCAACTGTTTCTGCGCCTCCATGTACGTCGTGTACCAGAACCGACGCCCCATTTTCGAGGTCGGTATCTCGCCATCAACGGTGACACCAGCACGGTTCGCGAGTCGCTGAAAGCGCGATTGGACCGTTTCACCGACGATATGGCCGCTCGAGGACGTCGTCGAGGGAAATAGATATCCGTTCCACTGGTGGTTGTGTCCACCGAGCCTATCGAGGTGATCCCTCAGCTGCTCGCGCCCATAGACCAGCGCGACCGTTCCCGGACCGTTCTTTCGCTCCTCGAAGTAGATGTGTGGATCCGCCTCCTCGAGGACGAGCTGGGAGACGTGCAAGGACGCGACCTCGTTGCGTCGAAGACCCCATGCACACAACGCGAGCACGAGAAGCTCCTCCTCGGGCTCCTCGGCGGCGTCAGATAGCCGCCGGACGTCCTCGCTCGAGAGCGGCTGGTTGTCTTTTTCCTCGCGGTTCCAGTTGTACTCCTCGCTGATTCTCGAGGCGGGGTTGAACGCGGCGATCGCTCGACGTTCGAGATGACTGTAGAACTGGTTGACGTCGCTCAGATAGCGTTGCTTCGAGGCATCGGTCCCGAGATCGATATCGAGTTCATCAAACACCGCGAGGACGCGTCGAATCTCGGCAGCCCGGTCGGCATCATCGACGACACGGTCAACGAGGGTGGCCTGGCCATGGAGTTCATCGTACAGTTGAGCGTAAGTCGCGAGTCGGGACCGTTTCGTCGCGACCGTAGTGGCTGTGAGACCTTGCCGCCGCTCGAGGGTCTGAACGAACGACTCGAGTTCGGTAATTGTGGTTTCGTCGTCGATTCCCCACGGATAGCCATCATCAGACTCCGCCACGTAACCCACAGACTCGAGAAACTCCGAGAGGGTCATCTCGTGGTGCTCTCGAAGCGTATAGGTAAGTCCGCCGTAGCCGACGTCGAGCAAATCTTGATAGGAAGGTTTGTCCTCGAGATCGTGGCCAGCGCGTTGCAGCGCAAGTTCGATTTCGGTGTTCCAGAACTCGCGGAGTTCCTCGAGGGATTTGTGTGACCACTGAATCTGGCTGCTACTCATGCGAGACCCCCTCGAGCAACCCGTTGTCTCCGGGCCGTGGTGATTCTAAGAGCCTCATTTTCGTACGGTTTGCTACTCATGACACTCACTAAAAGCTATCGTATATTTGGTTGTCTCACCTCCGACAACCAAAATACACAATATAGACTCCGTACGTGTATAGAATTGTTATAAATCAAGTACTGCTATATAGATATCGGAGCCGCTTTTCCAAGTATGGCACCGGCGAAAGCGAATGGCTAACGCGTCTCACTTTTCGAATGGGTATTCGAAGAAGGACTCGTGCCGATCTCACTGTCGAACGCCGCTTCCTCCACTGAACTCATAGACATTGACACAGTCAGATCGTGCTCGAATAATACTACGATTCGTCGGAAAGGAGCGGTCCAGAATCTCGCTCTTCTCGAATCGAGTCGTGAAAGGTTAGAGAGACAGCAGGGTGAGAGAGCCAGCGAACAGTTTGACGAGTTCCTGGATAGGGGGAGATCAACTGAAAGAAGACTAACTGGGGGGGACCCCCCGGGGGCGTCCAGAAAAGA comes from Natronococcus occultus SP4 and encodes:
- a CDS encoding IclR family transcriptional regulator, giving the protein MSAGKPADSPRRIKSVQKASTILETVQYLEEPTFNRLCKELDVSKGTVHTYLETLEDEGLIIKSDGTYQLGFRLVTMGEAVRNQSDLYRAGQAEVEKLAEETGEWVHLTVEHQGREVTIYESSGDNAVATDYHHRIREAPQHLHHTATGKAILACFNDKRVRGIVEQRGLTGRTEETITDIDRLLEELERIRDRGYAVNDEEEVRGIRSIGTAIQAGSGWVNGAISVTAPVSRLSGKYFESEVPELVMEAANIIEVNLETADVEMRQ
- a CDS encoding IS6 family transposase, with the protein product MAKIARLSGCSDCINLEFVERERTPCRPMKLGIRLHLAGLSLSDTVRGLEEFGVGRSRKAVHDWVDKADLQPTNGASPDHVALDQTVVRLNGRQFWLYATLDPQTNGFFHVRLFTTTTTALAQRFLGELREKHDVENAVFLVDHAQHLATALQRTGLRFRPERYGNRNAVERIFREVKQRTSSFSNSFSHVDPTTAETWLQASAV
- a CDS encoding tyrosine-type recombinase/integrase produces the protein MSSSQIQWSHKSLEELREFWNTEIELALQRAGHDLEDKPSYQDLLDVGYGGLTYTLREHHEMTLSEFLESVGYVAESDDGYPWGIDDETTITELESFVQTLERRQGLTATTVATKRSRLATYAQLYDELHGQATLVDRVVDDADRAAEIRRVLAVFDELDIDLGTDASKQRYLSDVNQFYSHLERRAIAAFNPASRISEEYNWNREEKDNQPLSSEDVRRLSDAAEEPEEELLVLALCAWGLRRNEVASLHVSQLVLEEADPHIYFEERKNGPGTVALVYGREQLRDHLDRLGGHNHQWNGYLFPSTTSSSGHIVGETVQSRFQRLANRAGVTVDGEIPTSKMGRRFWYTTYMEAQKQLLENLDVIAGDQGSSDANVVLENYLSEAERRKYRREFMHEQLADVFEADPRNRLWASME
- the gdhB gene encoding glutamate dehydrogenase GdhB: MPSEQTTRTESSNESDEGATESPLETARRQLHTAATHVDVDVGVIERLKHPTRIVEVSIPLERDDGSVDVFTGYRAQHDDVRGPYKGGLRFHPEVSAEECVGLAMWMTWKCAVMDIPFGGGKGGIVVDPKDLSTDEKEQLTRRFAEEIRDAVGPSQDIPAPDMGTDAQTMAWFMDAYSMQEGETIPGVVTGKPPVIGGSYGREEAPGRSVALIAREAAEHYGKAIDDLSVAIQGYGSVGANAARLLDERGADVVAVSDVIGGIYDSDGLDTHSIPSYREDPEGVKHYDAPQTVGNAELLELDVDVLVPAAVGNVITTENASRIAADIVVEGANGPTTSGADAILEERGVHVIPDILANAGGVTVSYFEWLQDINRRTWSLERVNEELESEMLEAWGAVSAEVEERGVSWRDAAYIVALERIGVAKEARGLWP